GAAGGATTATTTGTAAATACAAATATGAGGCTAAGAGCCCAAAGATTAAGCTGGTTCGGAGGATTAGCCAGAGCAATCAGTGGTTTTAACTCACCAAGGAGAGGCTGGAGCGCAAATAACCAGCCATCAGAAATAGCACTTAGAAGCAAATATGGGTCAAAAATTACGCTATTTTTAGACTCTCTGGAGGATTACGCCAGATTCAACAAAATCCCTGTTCTACGAAAAATTATCCCTACTGGAACAAGGAGAGGCTGGAGCGAAGAAGATCTTGTAATGGCCGGAAATCTTCTACTTGCGTCTCACGAACCATCCCACTCTTTAATTAGAAGACCTGGCGACGAAGAAAGACTCGGCAATACTTATTCAACGATGAATGAAATGTATTCAACGTCGTTAGGCCTTGCCATTCTAGGACGAAGAGATGACATTCCAGAAGAAACAAAAAATGCAATCTTGGCAATGCACTTTGCCACAACGGTTACGGATCTCATTGAATTTGATAAAAATAAAAAACGGATTGATTATCTTCGGGGTGGTGTGATTATTTTTAACACTCTCATCGAGCGCAAGGCAATAGCAATAGACACAAGCGGCCAGATCAGATGGGACGATTCCAGGAAAATATTCGAAGTTTTAAGAGAACAAGCGGTTGCTCTTGAGCAGTTGATTGCGCGCGGAGATAAAGGTATGGCAAGAAGATGGCAACAAGCTGACGGTAAACTCGATAATGTACGGAGTCTTGCCCCGATACGCGCAGCTTAACTTCGTTGAATAATTCAGCCTCTTCTCGTATACTCAATAGCACGATGGAGTCACTGGAAAAGCTAAAAAAAGCACGTCTCGAAAAACTCGAAAAAATCAAAAAGTTAGGCGTCAATCCCTACCCCGCCAAAAGCAATAAAGATCAAACGATTGCGGAGTCTCTTGGGTCTGTTGGCAAAAAGGTTACCACTGCAGGCCGCATTATGGCAATGCGCGGTCATGGCGGATCGAGCTTTATGGACCTTGTAGACGAATCAGGCAAAATCCAACTTTTCTTTTCCAAAAGTGATCTGTCCGATCTCAACAGTCAGTTGTTAGAACTTCTCGACATTGGCGACTTCATCGAGGTTTCAGGCAAAGTCAAAAAAACAAAAGCCGGCGAAGTCACGATCTTTGCGGAAAACTTAACAATACTCACAAAATCTATTCGCCCAATCCCTTCCAACTTTTACGGACTGAAAGACATTGAAACAAGGTTGAGAAAAAGATATTTGGATCTTATTACAAACAAAGAGGTTAGAAACCTTTTCATTAAAAAAGCAAATTTTTGGGGTGCTGTTCGAGAATATCTTGTTCAAAATGATTTTTTGGAAGTAGAAACTCCTGCATTAGAAATTATTCCAGGAGGTGCAGACGCGACCCCATTTATTACCCATCACAATGCTCAAGACACTGATTATTTTTTAAGAATTTCTCTTGAGCTTTATCAAAAAAGACTTCTTGTAGGAGGTTTTGAAAAAACATTCGAAGTTGGCAAAATTTTCAGAAACGAAGGCATAGACGCGGAGCATCTTCAAGACTACCTCCAAATGGAATTTTATTGGGCCTATGCTGATTACGAAAAGTTGATGGAATTTCTGGAAGATTATTATAAATTCATTATCCAAAAAACACTTGG
Above is a window of Candidatus Curtissbacteria bacterium DNA encoding:
- the lysS gene encoding lysine--tRNA ligase, producing the protein MESLEKLKKARLEKLEKIKKLGVNPYPAKSNKDQTIAESLGSVGKKVTTAGRIMAMRGHGGSSFMDLVDESGKIQLFFSKSDLSDLNSQLLELLDIGDFIEVSGKVKKTKAGEVTIFAENLTILTKSIRPIPSNFYGLKDIETRLRKRYLDLITNKEVRNLFIKKANFWGAVREYLVQNDFLEVETPALEIIPGGADATPFITHHNAQDTDYFLRISLELYQKRLLVGGFEKTFEVGKIFRNEGIDAEHLQDYLQMEFYWAYADYEKLMEFLEDYYKFIIQKTLGGTKSNIQGHELDWSKKWSRADYSDSFKQETGIDLNKNPKIEDLYEIAQKVGAKPQKNLGLGRVIDLIYKKTIRPKIISPTFLINHPVAVSPLAKRSEKNPNVTERLQILAAGTEIGNGFSELNDPVDQEERFSEQQKLRKEGDKEAQMYDEDFVEALEYGMPPAAGFGLSQRLFAVLVNKPIRETVFFPTIRPQKS